AGTAAGCATATTCGTCAACTGGCCCGCCTTGTGTCACCCCGAGAGGTGCAATTCCGTAACGTCCGAAGTCCTGTATAAGGCTTAACTGACCGGGTTTATTAACAATTAGTCTGCCCATAGCTCGCCTCCCAGTGACATATATTCTTCACGGCTGATCGATTTAAAACGTACTAAGTCACCAATTCGTAGTGGTGACAGCATTTCGCTATGCGGGTCAAACAGGTTAGTTGGACAGTTACCGATAATGTTCCAGCCTCCGGGTGTTTGCGATGGGTAGACAGCCGTTTGATTATCGGCAATGCCAACGCTTCCTTTCATCACCTTAAGCCTCGGAGTGCTAAGACGGGGCGTTGCTAGCTGTTCAGGCAGGCCGGATAAAAAGCCGAAACCGGGACTAAAGCCAATGGCACATACCTTGTACTCTTGCTGGCTATGCAATGCGATTAGCTGATCAAGTTGCAAATGTTTTTGCCTGCACAGGTTATCAAGATCCGGGGCAACTTCGTTGTGATAATAAACGGGCAGAGTAATTAGGTTGCTTTCAATCTGACTGTCGTGGTTGTCGACCTGATGAATAATATGTGCCAGTCCAATAAGGATCTCTTCTTCAGGTATCCGGTAAGGAAGGTAGTCAATTAATAGTGTGGTGTAAGAGGGGGTAAGGTTCATTATGCTGTAAGCATATTCGGCATAGATAAGCTCGGAAACTTGATTGATAAAATGCGGTAACTCACTATCTATCTGGTGGGAAAACCGAATAAGTATTGAGGATTCACATACAGCTTCAATAGAGACTTTATCGTCGATCATATTCACCTCATAGGGTCATTAAGGCTTCTTTTATTTTTCTGATTGCAGCGATGGAATGCTCGTTATCGCCATGTATACATACTGTATCGGCCTGAATCTGGATTTTCTGACCGGAAACTGTGTTAACACTTGAGTATTTTGCGATCTGCATTACCTGATGGAAGATATCGTCGCTGTTTTTATATACTGCTCTGGGGTGATTACGCGGAGTAAGTAATCCGTTGTCCAGATAACTACGGTCGGCGAAAGCTTCAAATAGTAACGGGACATTATATTTATCAGCCATTTCAA
This is a stretch of genomic DNA from Vibrio sp. SCSIO 43137. It encodes these proteins:
- a CDS encoding 5-oxoprolinase subunit B family protein, translating into MIDDKVSIEAVCESSILIRFSHQIDSELPHFINQVSELIYAEYAYSIMNLTPSYTTLLIDYLPYRIPEEEILIGLAHIIHQVDNHDSQIESNLITLPVYYHNEVAPDLDNLCRQKHLQLDQLIALHSQQEYKVCAIGFSPGFGFLSGLPEQLATPRLSTPRLKVMKGSVGIADNQTAVYPSQTPGGWNIIGNCPTNLFDPHSEMLSPLRIGDLVRFKSISREEYMSLGGELWAD